Proteins encoded in a region of the Paenibacillus sp. E222 genome:
- the thrC gene encoding threonine synthase: MRYQGLLQTYKEHLPVNENTPLLTLHEGNTPLVHAENLSEELGLNLYFKYEGLNPTGSFKDRGMVMAVAKAVEEGSRTIMCASTGNTSAAAAAYAARAGLNCIVLIPNNNIALGKLAQAMIYGAKVIAINGNFDRALEIVREITAKHPITLVNSVNPFRIEGQKTAAFEVIEQLGQAPDVLAIPVGNAGNISAYWKGFKEYKEAGKSNSLPRMVGFEAEGAMAIVKGEPILEPETVATAIRIGNPASWKTAVAAAEESGGQINYVTDEEILTAYRTIAAREGIFAEPASAASVAGVYKLKSEGYFKGGETVVCVLTGHGLKDPNIAIKTVATEPLVVEDSEEAVMAAIAQLEQQSV, encoded by the coding sequence ATGAGATATCAAGGATTACTGCAAACGTATAAAGAGCACCTTCCGGTTAATGAAAACACGCCCCTGCTTACGCTTCACGAAGGAAACACACCCCTGGTTCATGCGGAGAATCTGTCCGAGGAACTCGGATTGAATTTATATTTCAAATACGAAGGTTTGAATCCGACAGGTTCATTTAAAGACCGCGGAATGGTTATGGCTGTTGCTAAAGCAGTGGAAGAAGGCAGCCGCACGATTATGTGTGCATCAACAGGTAATACTTCAGCGGCAGCAGCAGCCTATGCGGCTCGTGCTGGTCTGAATTGTATCGTTTTGATCCCGAATAACAACATTGCGCTGGGTAAACTGGCTCAAGCCATGATCTATGGAGCAAAAGTTATTGCGATTAATGGCAACTTTGACCGTGCATTGGAAATTGTGCGTGAGATTACAGCCAAACATCCCATTACGCTCGTGAACTCCGTGAATCCGTTCCGGATTGAAGGACAGAAAACAGCTGCGTTTGAAGTCATTGAACAGCTTGGTCAAGCACCTGATGTACTCGCCATTCCAGTGGGTAACGCAGGGAACATCTCGGCTTACTGGAAAGGGTTCAAAGAGTATAAAGAAGCAGGTAAATCGAACTCCCTGCCTCGTATGGTCGGTTTTGAAGCGGAAGGCGCGATGGCAATTGTCAAAGGTGAACCGATTCTTGAGCCTGAAACCGTAGCAACAGCTATTCGAATTGGTAATCCGGCAAGTTGGAAAACCGCTGTAGCTGCAGCTGAAGAGTCTGGCGGACAGATTAATTATGTAACTGACGAAGAAATTCTGACTGCCTATCGTACGATCGCCGCTCGTGAAGGGATCTTTGCTGAACCTGCATCTGCTGCTTCCGTTGCTGGTGTATACAAACTGAAGAGTGAAGGGTACTTTAAAGGCGGAGAGACTGTGGTTTGCGTACTGACAGGACATGGACTCAAAGATCCTAATATTGCAATCAAAACGGTAGCGACCGAGCCGCTTGTTGTCGAAGATTCCGAAGAAGCGGTTATGGCGGCAATTGCACAACTGGAGCAACAATCCGTATGA
- the pheA gene encoding prephenate dehydratase, whose translation MKRIAVLPEGSVSHEAVDFLFNGEPLELLHSKLISDVFRATDSGKSQYSVIPIENTIEGSVSLHMDWLVNEVDIPMQAEWVYPSIQNVIGHGSEFRTESGEYDFGKITKIMSHPVAIPQCQNFIRLHSPGADLEGVNSTAEAVEIVKKNPGKGWVAIGTRLAAQKHGLDIMAERVTNHDNNYTRFVLIGHEPVQIPREPDHVKTSLLVTLPEDAPGALHQVLSAFAWRKLNLTRLESRPTKKRLGSYYFYIDVEESADSVLLTAAMAEIEALNCQVRILGSYPCYTYPSLKTT comes from the coding sequence ATGAAACGAATTGCAGTATTACCTGAAGGTTCAGTCTCTCATGAAGCAGTAGATTTTCTGTTTAATGGGGAACCTTTGGAATTGCTTCATTCCAAGCTGATTTCTGATGTTTTCCGGGCTACGGATAGTGGGAAATCCCAGTACAGTGTCATACCCATTGAGAATACCATTGAAGGCTCCGTTAGTTTGCATATGGACTGGCTGGTTAACGAAGTGGATATTCCGATGCAGGCAGAATGGGTTTACCCATCCATCCAGAATGTCATTGGACATGGGTCCGAGTTCAGGACAGAGAGTGGTGAATATGATTTCGGGAAAATTACGAAGATCATGTCCCATCCTGTAGCGATTCCGCAGTGCCAGAATTTTATTCGCCTGCATTCACCTGGAGCAGACCTTGAGGGCGTAAATAGTACAGCGGAAGCTGTAGAAATTGTGAAAAAAAATCCTGGCAAAGGCTGGGTTGCGATTGGCACAAGGCTGGCTGCACAGAAGCATGGTTTGGATATTATGGCTGAACGGGTTACCAACCATGACAACAACTATACTCGTTTTGTGCTGATAGGCCATGAGCCTGTTCAGATACCACGAGAGCCTGATCATGTGAAAACCAGTTTGCTGGTTACATTGCCTGAAGATGCACCGGGTGCATTGCATCAGGTGCTGTCTGCTTTTGCCTGGCGGAAGCTGAACTTGACGCGACTGGAATCTCGTCCAACGAAGAAAAGGTTGGGGAGTTATTATTTTTACATTGATGTTGAGGAAAGTGCAGATTCGGTATTGCTTACCGCAGCCATGGCTGAGATTGAGGCTTTGAATTGTCAGGTACGTATTCTTGGCAGCTATCCGTGTTATACATATCCTTCGTTGAAAACGACCTGA
- the thrB gene encoding homoserine kinase: protein MSLQQRVIVKVPASTANLGPGFDTLGMALSLYAWLEMKPAEQTTFHLHGDHLTGLPTDKSNLIYEVAQMVFNEAGVSVPELEISMYSEIPLTRGLGSSASAIVGALAAANALIGTPLSDAKLLDMATSLEKHPDNVGASLYGGIIAAAWDGSRVDHIRIEPHQDLQTLVIVPDFELSTSKARNVIPQQFDKSDVIHNISRSSLLVAALASGRLDMIQKAMSDRIHQPYRASLVPGMAEILEHAVSHGALGAALSGAGPTVLTLVDRHDTRKLELEQYLIDTMSREGIAASALWLDPDLDGVTVLPDQDESPFMDRVKGEVNA, encoded by the coding sequence ATGAGTCTGCAGCAAAGGGTAATTGTTAAAGTGCCTGCAAGTACAGCCAATCTGGGTCCAGGGTTTGATACCCTGGGCATGGCGTTGTCTCTGTATGCATGGCTTGAGATGAAACCGGCAGAGCAGACAACATTCCATTTACATGGAGATCATCTGACGGGTCTGCCAACAGATAAATCCAATCTGATATATGAAGTTGCACAGATGGTATTCAACGAAGCAGGGGTTTCTGTGCCGGAGTTGGAGATTTCCATGTATTCCGAGATTCCGCTTACTCGGGGACTGGGAAGCAGTGCATCCGCCATCGTCGGTGCATTGGCTGCTGCTAATGCATTAATTGGCACTCCGTTATCTGATGCCAAGCTTCTGGATATGGCTACGTCGTTGGAGAAACATCCGGATAATGTAGGTGCTTCACTATATGGAGGTATCATTGCAGCAGCGTGGGATGGCAGTCGGGTAGACCATATTCGTATTGAGCCGCATCAGGATTTGCAAACTTTGGTCATTGTACCGGACTTCGAGTTATCCACTTCGAAAGCAAGAAATGTAATTCCACAGCAATTTGACAAGTCTGATGTCATTCACAACATAAGCAGATCATCCTTACTTGTTGCGGCTTTGGCAAGTGGAAGATTGGACATGATTCAAAAGGCGATGTCTGATCGGATTCATCAACCTTACAGGGCATCTTTGGTACCCGGCATGGCTGAGATCCTGGAACATGCGGTCAGTCATGGAGCTCTGGGGGCTGCATTGAGTGGAGCTGGACCCACTGTTTTGACGTTGGTAGATCGTCATGATACTCGTAAGCTCGAACTAGAGCAATATTTGATAGACACGATGAGCCGTGAAGGCATCGCTGCATCTGCATTATGGTTGGATCCGGATCTGGATGGTGTTACCGTACTGCCTGATCAAGATGAAAGTCCGTTTATGGACAGAGTTAAAGGGGAAGTTAACGCATGA
- the ilvE gene encoding branched-chain-amino-acid transaminase — MPDQWIYLDGQYVTKENATVSVYDHGFLYGDGIFEGIRIYNGNIFRCKAHLDRLYDSAKSISLNIPLSYDEMLEVMAETVRRNDMRNGYIRLIVSRGPGNLGLDPLRCPKASVIIIVEQLAIYPEEAYLTGLKAVSVSQRRNIPDALNPKIKSLNYLNNILVKIQSNYAGVGEAIMLNSQGYVTEGSSDNIFIIKKGVVYTPPCYLGALEGITRQAIIDLCGELNLELKEVPFTLHDVYIADEVFFTGTAAEVIAAYEVDGRTIGTGVAGPVTLRLLEAFRQIVDKDGYKVWED; from the coding sequence GTGCCAGATCAATGGATTTATTTGGATGGTCAATATGTGACCAAGGAGAATGCAACCGTTTCGGTATATGATCACGGATTTTTGTACGGAGACGGTATTTTCGAAGGTATTCGAATTTATAACGGTAACATTTTCAGATGCAAAGCGCATTTGGATCGTTTGTACGATTCGGCTAAATCCATCAGTCTGAACATTCCGCTGTCTTATGATGAGATGCTAGAAGTGATGGCTGAAACGGTCCGTCGCAATGATATGCGTAACGGTTATATTCGTCTGATCGTTTCACGTGGACCTGGTAACTTGGGCCTTGATCCGCTGCGCTGTCCTAAAGCATCTGTTATCATCATTGTAGAGCAACTGGCAATCTATCCGGAGGAAGCATATCTTACTGGGTTGAAAGCCGTGTCTGTCTCCCAGCGCCGCAACATCCCGGATGCACTTAATCCAAAAATTAAATCATTGAATTATCTGAATAACATCCTTGTTAAAATTCAATCCAACTATGCGGGTGTTGGTGAAGCGATTATGCTGAACTCGCAAGGATATGTTACTGAAGGTTCCAGTGATAACATTTTTATCATTAAAAAGGGTGTAGTGTATACGCCACCTTGCTATCTGGGTGCACTGGAAGGAATTACACGTCAGGCCATTATCGATCTGTGCGGTGAGCTGAATCTTGAATTAAAAGAAGTGCCATTTACGCTACATGATGTGTATATTGCCGACGAAGTCTTTTTCACTGGAACAGCTGCGGAAGTTATTGCTGCTTATGAGGTGGACGGCAGAACGATTGGAACGGGCGTCGCAGGTCCTGTAACCTTGAGACTGCTGGAAGCGTTCCGTCAAATTGTCGACAAAGACGGTTATAAAGTTTGGGAAGATTAA